The following nucleotide sequence is from Triticum dicoccoides isolate Atlit2015 ecotype Zavitan chromosome 7B, WEW_v2.0, whole genome shotgun sequence.
CATCTGCCTCTCGTCTACAACAACATTAGCAGATACAGCTGCAGCATCAGAACTTCTTGCAGCTGCCACTATAATTTCAGTATCCAACTCCTGCTTCACAAAAAAAAAAATGCATGAGTATTGTGCACCATAAAATAAACTAGTACAATAGGATGTCAAGTACTTAAGAAATACTACAAGGCTAGCCACATTAGTTGCTCCACATAAGCTACCTAAATCCAAATTGAGCTGCCACAAGTATTCAGGCCAGGTCTGCTCTGGCATAGAGTTTTATACTTTTGGGACTTCGGCAGAATGTTTCTTCATTAAAGCACACCATCCACAATCAATAAGGCTGATCAAGCCTTTCGAATATCAAATCAAGTATCCTTCTGTTGATGATAAAAAGAAGTATCCTTGTGCCCATCAGTAGATATTACCTGTAGCGATGAGAATATATTTTGCAAGTCCTTTGCAAAGGAGTCAACATCTATATCATTCCCTGTAGCACCCATTTCGGAAAGGGCCGATGCCATAGCATTGTAATCCTCAGTTGCGAAAGAAGCCAAAAAGATCTCCATAGCAGCCCAAGTCCTTGGGGATATTCGACCAACAATTCCTGTTAAGTATATTAACTAATATTATTATACTTTGCTGACAAGATGTTATGGCTAAATGCTAATGAGTAAGTAAAGACTCTTATCATAAATTCCAATGAGAACATAATGCCCGCTAAATGGCAATAGTAAGATCACTGTAGGAGGAACTTAAGTCTTAAACATACCAAAATCGATAAATCCAACACGTCCATCACGAAGCAACCATAGGTTTCCTGCATGCACATCCGCATGGAAGGATTCACATGAGATCAAGCTTCCAAACCTACACATTAAGTGGATCTATCAATATGCTTACACCAAGATTtgactactactacctccgtccgggtataCAGGTCCGCCCGACCGAAACGCAGGTACCAAGACAAAATTGTATCGTGGTGAGTTATAAAAAGAAGTTGATTGCAAGACCACTGCTGGCCGAATGCACCAATGAGAGAGAAACTCAGGCCCACTCAAATTGGGCATGCACGGGCTGATGCATCAATAGGCCAACGTTTCAGCATGCAGCCTCGCCCCTCGCGCTCGCATGCAGCCTCGCCTCTCGTGCGAATTAAATTCTCCCAATAAGCGAACGAGCACCAACAGACACTAGCGAAAAAGCAGGGCATTGATTATAATCGGCCTTGTAATTGTGGTACACACGTGGAGTGCCCAGCGGACGTATAACCCCGGACGGAGATAGTACCACATAATTATCCAAATCAATTGTTATACCAGAAGATAAACTGAGGCAGCTGGTGGAAGTGAAACATACCAGACATTGAGGGCAGTGACTAAAGTCAACTCAGGATCAGGAACAAGAGACCTTATAGAATCAAGATCGGTGAGTGGAACACCATACAATCTTTCCATAGTTaagacacgctttgtgctacagtgctgATACACAAATGGAGATTTGGCCTGCCTATCAAATCCCATTGCTTCGATGTATCTCTGGAAAGCCTCCATATTTACAGCTTCCTTTCTAAAATCAACTTCCTCAAGCATTGATTCATTTATGTCCTTGATGATAGCTACCTAAGAAAAGAATATatagagcatcattttattttttttgcagTGCATCTCAGAATTGAGTAATATATACTTCCAGTTTGCATTATCTAACTCAACGGCATCACAGAATGTTGACCTCCAAAAATACAGGAACATGTCTAAGATGTTTTCACAAAGCTATCTGTTATTTTGACATGCTTGAACCACAAAATACTATGGTGTAAGAGTTATTTGCAGAATCAAATTCTTTCTGGACACAAATTTACTGCAACTTTCTCGGAAAAAAAGAACTCGTTGTAATATTCTGATTAATGGCAGTACTCTGAATTTGTTGATGTAACGTGTATTGTTTTTGTTTGATATACCTAAATGCAATCACTCTATCGCAGTGACCAATTCACTCTCGTACCAATCTACATCATTGTATCTTGGCTTGGCCTtctcaaaacaaaacaagcatatgctCATAGGAGCAAGTTTGTTCATTGGCAAGTTTTTTGCAAGCTGCATAATCAAACCAAAAACCAAATAAATATACTACACACGAAGCCTTAAAAAGGACATAAACTTCAGTTTTAGTGGAAGGGACAACATAAGCAGAGACAGACATGGAACTATGCTCACAGATAAGTAGAGTAATTCTTATCAGAACAAGAGTTTCATGAATTTATAATTAGTTTTTTCCAAAAAATTATATGATTAGGTATAAAGCAAGTAATTCATGAAAGGTTTTCAATTGATTTCGGCTATCATCAATGGTTAGTAAGTTTGATCCATAATAAGCTATTTACATAAACAAAAGAAAACATCGGAGAAAATTAGAATATACAATGAGTATGTAATATGGTATGATTATTTTGCAACTGATTTCAGCAACAGGAATGGCATTGTGACTAGAATAAACTACAAAGGGTTGAATGAATCCATGTGTGCTCATCTTTGTTAGTGTTATTATCAGTTATGCTTGTATGATTAGTTACATGCCACCAAATGCATCAGAAAACAAACAATATTAATGAGTCTACACTGTGTGGGTTGTCTCCTTTTTAAAATGTACGAAGAGCATTTATATTTTCATTCATACCAAGATTTACAGAAATAAGAGAAGAAGAATAAAACGAGCAACAACCTTCGAGAAGTCATTTAGCCACTCCCCACCAACCCCAAGGAGAGCTTGGATCCCTTGCGCCATCCTAAAGGCACCTCGAGGCCCTGTGCTAATCGACGTCTGGAGAAGATCCTCTACTAATTTCGGCAATTCACCAGCTCTATCTGCAATTGGACAAAAATTGGAAACCTCCAAGGTAAGTTTTTCAGACAATAGCAAACTGAACTCCACACATTCAACCCATGTCCATGTATTACTCCATCACCAAATTGCCCTTAGTACCCCTTATCCACCTCACACATAGTCACCAACATCACACCAAAACTACAACCATCCCCAGAGCCACACAACATATCTATGTCCATTTTCGTATCACTCGTATGGAAAATACCTGGCCATTTCTGCATGGAATGAAATATTCAGAGTCACAGACGCCGCGATTAGTAGTCATTAAATTACCTTGGAGTCGACTAGAGAAGTCTTGTGGCTGGGAGGAGTAGCGCGCGAAAACCCTAACCCCGACCCGGACCCGTCGTCTCCAATCCCGTCCGGCCCCGAGCGCGCCCACCCTCAGCGAACCTCCCCCACCGGCTGGAACCTGCCACAAGCCAATAAACCCCCGAATTAGTTCGAGACGGATTTCGTTACGCAACTGAACCCAAAACTGAGATGGGGGGCGAGAGGTTGGGCAGCCGACCTGAGGGAgtcggtggtggtggaggaggagacgGGAGCGAGAAGCGGCGCCCACGACCGCCGTCGCTGCCATCAATGGATGGGTGGGTCGCCGGCGAGGGGGACGAACTAGACAAGCGTACGCGCGTGAGGTGTGAAGTGTGATGAAGCGTGGGGCACGGCGTGCGTTTGCTGGCCTTCAACGGGGTGTATGGGAGAAGGGTGCGATACGTGTAGCTCGTAGGTTCTTTAGCTCAAAATAAATGATACGGAGTAGCGAAAATCCAAATCTgagcccgagctcatctgcacctgcgctcaccaaaaaaatcaaaataaatactaaaaaaattcaaaaaattccgaaAAAAATTGGGGTGGTgaacaatttgatgcgtgaggtgcgccctaattttcaaaacatttggacttatgtgaagctcaaaaaagacaaatcggaggtctgtaaaaatgtgtactgttcatatactgttttggtctgatttgtcttttttgctgagagctgcacataagtccaaatgttttgaaaattggggcgcacctcacgcatcaaattgtccaccacctcaatttttttcggaattttttgaatttttctgaattttttacgaATTTTTTTTTGAACGGGTGCAGATGCACCCGGGCACCGAAACGCCGCACTCTACGGAGTAGTTCTTTTTTTCAAAGGGAAAATTGGTAGGTTCTTACGGCATTTTCAAGCCGCTCACCACAAATATTTTTCCGCATCTGTCCACGCACAGGGATAAGACACAGGTGCAGAAGGCCGTCATCTAATACTATCATGTATACGTCCATCAGAAAAAGGCAATtttaaattcaaatttagtttgatcAACACAGTGCACCGGATCACATGTCCGATCACAACCAAAAAGAGGCAAGTATGCTTACCTTTTACATAGACGAATTCAAAAGAATGACGGTTCGGCAGTCCGTGCAATTTTTTACCTATTGGATCGGCAATCCCAGCCATTTGCTCCCGATCAAGGTGTCATCGCCGCCGCATAGACAGCCTCCGCgtccatctccgccgcctcctcattGTCCGCTGCCGCCAACTGATCTTTATGCCACTGCAACATCTGGTAGCGGACGGATTGCGCGATCATTCTTGCGTTGGCATCCAAAGAGTCCACATTCAAGGTCAACATCTTGGCGTCCTCCTCATTGGCGGCGATCTTCACCTTATTTTCCTCAAACACAGCCTTCCTCTCTTCGATCATGGTCCTCCTCTCTTCGAGCTTGACCTTCTTGTTTGTCGTCTCCATCAACAATTTGAGCCTCTCTAACTTTTTCTCCTCCTTGAGGTCCTAGTGCTTCACACATCTCTCCTCCTTCTTCAACAAGATGTCCTCGAACCTCTCCGCCAGCTTGGGCGCCACACCTTCtcgcttcaccctctccttctaccACTTCTTCCCCCGTAAAAATCTGCTAACCTTCTTCGGCGGTTCTTGGGTTGGGTCTGTAGGGCCATCGATTTCTTCCTCGTTGGCTTAGGCGGCGGTCTTGGCTATGAAAAGGTTTCACTTCAGTTGCGCATTCAACTTCAACCAATAATGCACGACGATGAAGTTTTTCTTATCCAAGTTCTTGTACACCAAACAAACACGAGAAGGctacaaaacaatgcatattcagcTATTCATCAACAAAACTAAGCATATCCGGCTAGTGAGCAACAAAATAATGCATGTCCGACTAGTCATAAACAAAACTAAGCATATCGGGCTAGTGAGCGACAAAACAATGCATGTCCGGATAGTGATCAACAAAACTAAGAATATCCGGCTAATGAGCAACAAAATAATGCATGTCCGGCTAGTGATCAACTTACTTGCTCGGTGATCCGTGCACCTCTAGGCCACCGTGCGATGAGATGCTTCAAGTGTCCGCAATACTTGGATATGGCCTCTTAGATGACCATTGATGGTTGAGAGACTTCCATTTACGGTTGCGGATGACCGCGTAAGAGTAGTGCGTGAAATACTTGT
It contains:
- the LOC119336782 gene encoding uncharacterized aarF domain-containing protein kinase At5g05200, chloroplastic-like; translated protein: MAATAVVGAASRSRLLLHHHRLPQVPAGGGGSLRVGALGAGRDWRRRVRVGVRVFARYSSQPQDFSSRLQDRAGELPKLVEDLLQTSISTGPRGAFRMAQGIQALLGVGGEWLNDFSKVAIIKDINESMLEEVDFRKEAVNMEAFQRYIEAMGFDRQAKSPFVYQHCSTKRVLTMERLYGVPLTDLDSIRSLVPDPELTLVTALNVWFGSLISCESFHADVHAGNLWLLRDGRVGFIDFGIVGRISPRTWAAMEIFLASFATEDYNAMASALSEMGATGNDIDVDSFAKDLQNIFSSLQELDTEIIVAAARSSDAAAVSANVVVDERQMNALFLDLVRVSESYGLKFPREFALLMKQLLYFDRYTRLLAPSMNMLRDERINITSNKHTRRMN